The window GTGCATTAAATCAAATGCATCATTAATGTCTTCAAGGCCCATGGTATGGGTTATAAAGTCGTCCAGTGCAAATTCACCAGCCATGTAACGCTCTACAATTTCAGGTAACTCCGAACGGCCTTTCACGCCACCAAATGCACTACCCCGCCATACTCGGCCTGTTACCAGTTGGAACGGACGGGTAGAGATTTCCTGACCTGCTCCGGCCACGCCTATAATTACCGACTCGCCCCATCCTTTATGGCAGCACTCCAATGCCGAGCGCATCACATCCACATTACCGATACATTCGAATGAAAAGTCAACGCCGCCATCGGTCATTTCTACAATCACATCTTGAATTGGTTTGTCAAAATCTTTAGGGTTAACTAAATCTGTTGCACCCAGTTTGGTGGCTAAATCGTATTTACTATTATTGATATCGATACCAATAATACGGCTCGCTCCTGCCATTTTTGCACCAATAATAGCTGATAATCCAATACCACCCAAGCCAAAAATAGCAACGGTATCGCCGGCTTTTACTTTAGCCGTATTCAAAACTGCACCCATACCGGTTGTTACACCACAACCTAAGAGGCATACCTCTTCGAGTGGAGCCTCCTTATTTATTTTAGCAAGTGATATTTCGGGCATTACCGTATATTCAGAGAATGTGGATGTACCCATGTAGTGATAAATGGGCTGGCCGTCTTTAAAAAAGCGTGTGGTGCCATCGGGCATTAAGCCTTTACCTTGCGTTTCGCGAATTTTTTGGCAAAGATTTGTTTTACCCGATGTACAAAATTTGCACTCCCCACATTCCGGAGTGTATAAAGGAATAACATGATCGCCCACGGCAACGCTGCTTACGCCCTCGCCAATGGCATGTACAATGCCTCCACCTTCGTGGCCTAAAATAGCCGGAAAAATACCTTCAGGATCTTCACCAGATAATGTAAAGGCATCTGTGTGGCAAACACCGGTGGCGATAATTTTTACCATCACTTCTCCTTTTTTAGGCATCATAACATCAACCTCTTCAATGGAAAGTGGTTGGTTGGGCCCCCAAGCGATGGCCGCTTTTGATTTTACGAATTCAGACATAAAGCTACTTTTTAGTTATAACATTCAGTTGTACATTCGTAATATAGGTCTATTTTGCTAGTATTTCAATACATGTCAGTCTATTTTTTCAGGCTAACTCACAATTCAGCACTTAAATGCCGCAATGAGGCTACAGGCTTATCCTAAGCAGAAGTTATCATTTAAATTCTAGATGGATTTGATACTAAAAAAACGAGAGTGTTACCCGAGGCAATACTCCCGTTAAAAAATCTATTTCAAGGCAATCCCCACCGGACAATGATCCGATCCTAATACCTCATTCATAATAAAAGCATTTTTAATTGAGGGAAGGAAAGATTCACTCGCAAGAAAATAATCTATTCTCCAGCCTACATTCTTGCCTCTGGCACCAGCCCTGTAGCTCCACCACGAATAGGTGTCGGTTTGGTTTGGATAGAAGTGACGGAAGGTATCAATAAACCCTCCCTCAGTATATCTATCCATACCGTCTATCTCCTCTTGCATAAAACCGGCTGACTTATTGTAATTGGCCTTTGGACGAGCCAAATCAATGGCCTTGTGCGCCACATTAAAATCGCCACAAGCAATCACCGGCTTATGTTTTTCTAAATTTTTCAGGTAGTTGTAAAAATCCTTATCCCATGTTTGACGGTAATCCAAACGTTTTAACGCACTACCTGAATTGGGCACATAAACATTTACCAAATAAAAATCCTCATACTCCAAACACAGCACCCGTCCTTCTGTATCGTGTTCCGGCATGCCTATATCTCTGGTAACCTTCAAAGGAACCGTTTTTGAAAGTACGGCTGTTCCCGAATATCCTTTTTTTTCTGCCGAGTTGGAGTAAATATGATAAGCATCCACATTGGCCAGGGCTTCGGCCACCTGATCGTCTTGTGCTTTGGTTTCTTGCAGGCATAATATATCCGGATTCATCTTAGCCAAATCGCTAAAAAAATCTTTCTTGGCAACGGCTCTCAAACCGTTCACGTTCCATGATATTATCTTCATTGTGTATTTTTTGGTATGAAAGGTAAAACTAATAAATTATAAGTCTGTAAAAAAAGAAA of the Saccharicrinis carchari genome contains:
- a CDS encoding S-(hydroxymethyl)glutathione dehydrogenase/class III alcohol dehydrogenase, with translation MSEFVKSKAAIAWGPNQPLSIEEVDVMMPKKGEVMVKIIATGVCHTDAFTLSGEDPEGIFPAILGHEGGGIVHAIGEGVSSVAVGDHVIPLYTPECGECKFCTSGKTNLCQKIRETQGKGLMPDGTTRFFKDGQPIYHYMGTSTFSEYTVMPEISLAKINKEAPLEEVCLLGCGVTTGMGAVLNTAKVKAGDTVAIFGLGGIGLSAIIGAKMAGASRIIGIDINNSKYDLATKLGATDLVNPKDFDKPIQDVIVEMTDGGVDFSFECIGNVDVMRSALECCHKGWGESVIIGVAGAGQEISTRPFQLVTGRVWRGSAFGGVKGRSELPEIVERYMAGEFALDDFITHTMGLEDINDAFDLMHQGKSIRTVIHY
- a CDS encoding exodeoxyribonuclease III, producing MKIISWNVNGLRAVAKKDFFSDLAKMNPDILCLQETKAQDDQVAEALANVDAYHIYSNSAEKKGYSGTAVLSKTVPLKVTRDIGMPEHDTEGRVLCLEYEDFYLVNVYVPNSGSALKRLDYRQTWDKDFYNYLKNLEKHKPVIACGDFNVAHKAIDLARPKANYNKSAGFMQEEIDGMDRYTEGGFIDTFRHFYPNQTDTYSWWSYRAGARGKNVGWRIDYFLASESFLPSIKNAFIMNEVLGSDHCPVGIALK